ATTTCATCACTGAAAGCAAACTAAAAAAATTTGGAATCTTGGACACGAAAAAGATTTTAAAAAACGAAGTACAGATCAATCTCAACTGAATGCTAGAATTTACTCGTATATTTGTATGAAAGAACTTTTTGCTATCCACCGAAAGCTCAGAGTAAGAAGACCGTAAGTTAAAAGTAAGAAGGCATCAAGAAGCCATCAAAGCCACATAATATGTTGTGAGACAAAAGCAATATTCAATGATCCCTTTTCTCAATCGGTTTGCTTTACAATATTTCAGAATTAAGTCGAAAATGCAATAAGTGATTATGTCGTGCTCCTTATTTACCCCCGAATCTCGGTAGTGATGCATGATCAAAGAAAGGGGGAAAAAACGATTTTTAATCATTCCGAACACAGAGGAAGTAAAATCGCGATATCGAAAGAAACCTCACAAGCATAAAGTGCATTTCCAAGTCGATCAACTACCAGATGCGGTACCGAGAGAACGAAAAAAGAAATCACAAAAATGAGAACCTTTGAGGATCTGCTTCCCGATCTGAAAAGCCAACGGCTGCTGGAGGACGGCGTCGGCGTCGGCATCGGCGTCCGCACCGACCCACCCGGAGAAGAGGCCTCCGAGAAGGCGGCGCCCGAGGCCCTCCCGCCGCCTGCTGCGGCCTCGCCCGTCCGAGacccaccgtcgcagtcgcgatCATCGTCGTCCTCCGCCGAAGGCGTGGGGCCGTCGACGGTGAGATTGAACCCGAGCGCGCTCTTCGCCTTCCTCCACAAGCTCCCCATCGCCTCTCCTGCTCTTCTCGCCAAGGATGTCTTCAAAAATCTCGTCAAAAACCAGATCAAGACGACACCTTTTGACTCAATCACGTTGCTTAGGGCAAAAAGATCGGATCATGAAACTAGGGTTCCAAAATCTCTTGTTCAATATCGCTATTGCTTCGGAGAAAATTAAAAGCAGCGGCTTTGGCATGCAGAAGAATGACGGCGAATAGACCGAGGAGGGAATGGGTTCCTCCGCCAGAGGAGGAAGTCGGCACTGCAGTAAGACTTATAGAAGAGAGAGAGGGTAGCGTTTGGCGTTTGACCTTCGGAGGATTCTTTCGGGGAGACGCGGACGTGAGGAAATGGTCGATCTCAACAGCGGAACTCGTGATCTTTTGGAATTCCTGATATATCCCTGCTTTTTAGTTCGATCCATAGAAATGCCATCCGCGGACGAACGCGTTTCCCGCACATTGTTCTGACATTATTTGGTGAGAAAAATGATTTACCACTTTTATTTCGATTTTTTATTAGGCGAATTCTTCgaaatttgtttttaaaaaacttcctaatttttcagaattatttttatctaatgtCTGAAATATCCCAATTATGTTTTGTATACTacattcttttttttatataattatgttTTGTATActacattataatattttcaataatacaaaaaatattatattaaaaattaaatattatgttaaaatattataaatatgatattttaattatattatagattttatagtATTGAAATTAATATGTTAAGAACATTGTGTTTACAAAATTTGTACATAGTATTTTTTGtactatattataataatttttaatattattaaaaaatattataacataatgtaAATTATTTCAGGTattgggagaaaaaaaaaagggagtagTTAGAAAATTTTAGAAATGAGAGGAAAAACTCAATAACATTTGGCTCATTTGATCTTTAcagtatttttcaataatatttataatatttttattataatatttaaaaaatactataaattacTCATAAATTAGTAAAATATTGTATTTTTATATTTGCATTTAGTTTGGTAGAGATTAGGAGCCTATTTAGATACTTGAGGGTGTTTTCAAGtaacatttatagtattttgttatgatgatcaaaatactataaggtgctaaaaatattataatagaggCATGAAAATTTTTGAGAGATAGtttgtatattttttaaattaagagtattctttgaaaaaaattaaaattagaggTACCGATTGAAAAAATCCAAAATATGagaattttttagaaaaatcgcCCTAATCTTTTCAAGATTCGCTtccaacaaaaaataaatttcttactttttcgaattatatgaaaaataattgcttttattttatttaatattataacgcgctaaaaataattacttttattttatttaaaaataattacttttattttatttaaaaataattacttttattttatttaatattataactggcataaaaaaattttagtggtagtttgggtttttttttaattagaggtactatttgaaaaaaaaattaaaattagagataccgattaaaaaatctaaaatatgattttttttttttaaaatcacccTAATATTTTCAATATTCGCTTccctcaaaaaaataaatttcttaatttttttcgaaatttgagaaaacaatatttttattttatttaagaaaTTAGCAGTGTCTTTTAAGAAAACACTAGCATTTGAGATAACTCTATCTCACTACCACATCTTCTTACATGAGAAAGAATACATGGAATATGGGAAATAGCTTCTATTTATTCCATAAAaatatttcctttttttcttaAATAGGGTGCTAATTCACAATTGACTCACTTGCCGACTTAAATCGGATTTCCGGGTTTTGTGTTTTGGCACCCTCATGAAAGATtaccgatttttttttttttactcttttgttacttttttaagaaaatatttttttcttaaattattATGAAGTTAGATAGTGATTATCACAACGAGGGAGGCAACAAGCGAGGTTAGAGAGTGAGCGACGACTACATCAATAGGGAGCAAGAGATAACGATCGACAATAAAATtgtgaagaaggaaaaaaaaagatataaaattacTAATACAAAGCTTCTTTATCGTTGTCATTTGATGTCtctattttcttttaattttctaaATATCCCTAAGCAAAAGCAATCATAATAAGATGAAAACAATATGCATGAAAATGATAAGGTCAAAAGGGCAAGGCTTAAAGCAATGCCTTGTAGAAGCAAATGTGGCTGTCACAATAGATTAAAGCGATTGGACAAAAACGATAAGATAAAGATAACCATGATAGAATTAAAATAGTGAGACAGGGGATGATCATGGCATGATAAAAAGTGATGAGATGCATAACGAACGAAAATGATATGACTCCGGATGGGATGAAGGTGGTCACATGACGAGATATATTTAGgatatcaaaaatatatatacactaaataaaaaattgcaaataaaagtataataaaataagattatatatatatatatatatatataaaatttaaaaacgaGACTGCACAAAAATACATCACTATCTTCTGATGAGAATAAATAGATGAATTATAAGTTAAGTTTGTGTGCCACTAAACAagagtaaaaaaatatatatataggttgaTTTCTCTGGAATATTATATTTAGgattaaaataaaatcattttccTAATTTAGTACCAGCAGAAGAAGGTACTTTTGACACACTTGAATACCTAAAGTCACTCCATTTTCATGAGGTTCTCACATGATTTTTATTCTTATAGTGTAGAGTATACTTCACAACACTGCCACTGAGATTAATTTGGCAACAAGTGGGTAGCATCTGATTCTACCACCATTCTCAGTAGTCACATCTTAATCACCACcaaacactcatcaggcccactaGCCATGCACATCCACAGCCATCCTTGTGACGCTGCATGCAGGGAGGGGATGACATGACTTCCTTGGTTAAGCTCCCTTAAACTTTTATGTTGACTTGCCCAACATTTGATTGAATGGTACTACACCTGAAATCATGATCTCCCTTTCCTCCTCAGAATGGCAGACAAGTGTGTTGATCACATATGCTTTAAAAAGGAGGGATCATGAATTGTACTCTTCCCTTGTGGAGAGGAGAATTTTGCTTTCCACCGAAGCGAGCACAGCCTTTTCCTTTTACAAAAGAAGACTTCATGGTGGTCGTATGTTTTCAAGTGGGGATGTGAAGCTCCACTCAGCTGTTTGGATACTGGTCATCTTCGAGCTGAGAATCTCATGAAAGGTAGAATCCTCTGATACCCATCACAGTCTAAGCTGATGGGAAATAAGAGCACTAATCTTCTCATCTTGGATGTATATATTGAAAACATGTTGAGTTTTCCTGAAACCCTAAAACATCTGAAAGCAAATCATGTTAATGTTAGACCTGTCCATCTAATCCACCATCTGAAATATAAGTGAAACATATAATACCATGAGATCATTTGATACTAACCAATGAAACGTAGCATTTTAAACTGACGACAAAATGAACCTCATAAGTTGATAGAAAGGATGAACAGGGAGTCGTTTAAATCATATCATACATCGATTTGATAGGCATCGCACAGCCGAAAAATAAAGACACGAGTTATTTAAGAAAACTACTTATGATTATTAATGTCTTTGAGTACAATCCTTTCTACATAACAAGAAAGTAACAACTCTTGAACTTATGGGTTCATGTTTCTAATATAACACAGACCAAAACTTTGAATAGACATGAGCCCTTGTAGACTGGTTTAATCTAAGAACATGTCACCACATTATCTGGTTTAATCTCACATATCTTTCGAGTCAGACGTCTCCAGTTCCTTCTTGCATATCAGTGAACCTCGAAAGTTGCAAGGATGAGCATTACATAAAAGCCGATTGGAGATTCAAGATAAGACcttaaagcaaactagaattcacGAGGCCCCTCTACTCATGTGAGCAAGTCTTTGCAAGCTGTTGTAAGCATGTAGGAGCAATAAACACAAAGTCACATTTAGGTATGGCTCCATTCAAGCATAAAGCACTGTGCCCAGATTGGCAGGCCAACCTGTGTGCCAAGAATTGCAAACTGTCAATTTATGTGGTTAAACCCGGCAGAAATTACACAAAATACGCACCTACGATGCACTCTGGAGATGCAATCTGTAACAGTCACGTAGTTGAGCTGCGATGACTCTCACAACCTGGACAGTTGTGCAAACTCTCATGGATATAAATATCACAGTCAAGGCAGAAACGTTGGTTGCATTTTGGACAGGACACATGGGGAGCGGGTTTGCTTCCTGCAAAGATCATGTCATTAAGCATATATAGAAATTTTCACAAATGAAAGAATGTCAATGGATGAAGCTTAATCAAGTAAAAACCATCAAGGAACATCATTTCATGGAGTATGGCACACATCCTAACACACCATAGCATGATTACATGTCAAATAGTCTTAGGCAATCTTGGTGGTCAACTTAAAACCCACACAACCTACTAGATGCTAGAGTACTTCAGGCAACAAGTTCATCACAAAATCACTAACATCGTTTTTCAAAGTTAGATAAAGCATGTGTGCCGTAAAAGCTTCTTACTATTTCTTGGCAAACTAGAGTTTCGATATACCTTGACTCATTCAAGCAATACTGGCAATCCAAAGCACTTGAAAAATAATAGTAAGTTCAAAAGATACTAGaccaaaaaagataaaattagagATCTGACGCATAACATTATCATCTTAACTTGAGCATGTATGAACTTACACGCTACAGGCATATCAAGTTAATGTTTCCATGAACCATACATAGAGTAAGCGGTCCAAGTGAGTATTAAACATTTAGAGACTGGTTTACTAAGAAGCTCATGATAATGATGGTAACAACATGCATGACTGAAAAGGAATCAACATTGTGAGACTCATTCTATATTGTGGAGGTCTATGAAAATGAGGACTCAACTGgttctcttttttatttattttataaggtCATTCAGAGGACTTAAAAGACACCAAGAGAAATCCAAATAATTCACACTTCCGATTTTTGATGTTCTGTAAGAATAATGACACTACAGTCTGGaataattctaatttttagaatttCGTATGTTAGCCTCCCTGTATATAGGTAAGGCTGCTGCTTATGTCGATTCTTCCTGGACCCTGCATTGGTGAAAACCTCATGACTGCATGATCCATTTGGTTCGACACACAAAACAACACAACCAAAATATTCTGCAATCATAACATAAAAATGAACTAACATGACAAGATGAATATTTATTTTAAGCTGTAATTTCACAGTACCATAAACACCCTTATAAAACTTCCAATCTTCTGTGAATATTCTTAGAAAATATGATAGACACCcttctaaataaattattttcattaataaatacaaaaattttataCCATGCAGTCTAAGTATGTTAGCTGCTATCAGAATCCTATGCTTCTTTAAAGTGAAGTTAATCTTGCAAAAGGGAAATAGAAGACTGCCACTTTACCATTTATACTATGCACACTATCCTATCATAAATTTTCTTAATTTGTTTACAAGACAAGGATAAGGCTTAATAGGTGATGCACTTACCATGGCTGAGAAGGCTCTGTTGGCATCCATAACAAGTTTGTGCTAACTTCTGACTAAGTTTAAATGGAACAACAGATGACACCTCATTAAATGGTGTCACTGGGAAAAGATGATGATAAGATCTCGCTAGATGAGGAGAAGAGACCAAGGTCAAGCCACAAATTCGACATTCAGCTGGTAGTTCACAGACACGTGCTTTACATCTTGGGCAGGTGTAACCCCCACCAATCTTTACGTCTTTGTGACAAGAACATATAGCAATAACACCCTCTGCTCCTCTTTGAGGAAAACCCATCTTGATCAAATTAGCAGCTGCATATTCTGCTATTGCTGGAGGCGGTGGTGCATGTTCCAATAGCAACTCCTTAAAATGGGACTGTCAGGATaaattgcaacatgtcatcatcacAAAAAAGGCCCACATACTGAGGTAAAGACAAGAATATTTCTTACCTCATCCAATGCCACGGTATAGGAACCCCCAGTCTCTTCGCACAGATGTTTACATATGAAAATTTCTGCTGATAGGCCAATTACAGAACATCTAATTTTAGCATTCTTGCAATTTTTTATCGTTTCCATTATATCCCCTGGATCACATGTATTGCGAGCAGAGTACAAGATTAAGACTTCACGGTGACCATAAGATGGGATTTGGCTCAGATATCCATGGATAAGCTCTAATGCATTTTGCAAAGAAGCATCGCCTGAGCATTCAAGTTTGCCCATTAGAGCTTTAATCTGCGATTCCGGGCTGCCTCCTATGTCTGTGAGTCGATGAGCGACACCATCTTTTATGGTCACAAGACCAATATGAGATAATGGATTCTGATCGAAGAACTCCCTAATAAAAGCCTCTGCACATTTGGCAACTGCAACCATTCGACTAGGGCGATAATCTGTCTCTGAAGCTGCCTGCATTGTTCAGAGTAGTTGTTAGTAATTAACACAGACCTAACGCTTCAGCTGCATAGAAAAGGCTCTTATTGTGTGAATTCAATGTTGCAGAATCCAAAGTTTATGTTATTAAAACAGAACAACTACATGGAGGCATGATATATAGGAAAAAAAATGCTGGTCTATTTGACTTTGTAGACCAGACCCAAAGAAAGGCCAAACAAGTTCAAAGAACATATTTGGTTGCAATTTGATACGGAGATCTTCCTAAATTCTGTGAATTGCCACACAAGCTGTTACTTGTCTTTCTCCCTTAAATTCAAATCTTACTGGTGCAGAACCTGAGGAACAACATAGTACATCTGTATGAAAAACATGAGCATTTATCCTAATGCAGATAAAATGTGGTGTGTCCTTTACAGGAGTTGTGATCACTCATTAGATAATTGCAGTCAGCACTCTCATTCATCTTGGTCATAGACACAATATGCAACATTCACCAACACAACACACAGTTGGAAGTATGATAGAGCCAACTTATTTTGTTCAAGCGTAATAATAATATGAAGGAAATTCAAGAGAAGCGGTTACAAGAAAGATTTGAATCATCAAATATTCTGAAGCACCTCCATTTGAAATGCAAACTTTCTTGATTGTCAATAcaaagatttataacatgaaaagtACTGTACTGGTTGGCAATTTCTTGATTATCAGTAcaaagatttataacatgaaaagtACTGTACTGGATGGCAATTATTGAGGTTCAGAAAAATCTTATAACATTAAAATATTGTTACAATAGTTGTCAAACCACAAAAGAAGTTATGGAATCACGGAATCACGAGTATCTAAATGACTCTGAACATCATTAGGAAATCTTCATTCCTGTCGACCAAAGCCCATTAGAAGAAGAGTCTTGACAAACAAAGAGAAGCCCACTTTTCAAGAATGTGTCAGCAGAGATCACACAGATCACTCAAGCAGGTTCCTGTATTGACTTCTCTGATTGTTAGAACAATTAATTTGCCCAAGAATGCATCCTTTGTATAAATTTTATCACTTCCAGATCTTTCCTAATTGAGATGTGGACCATAATCATTTGATCCCTCAACAAAAAACTCCTTATTTCTACAACATAAACAATTCAAGCTGGCTAAAAAGTACATGTAAATATAGAACCTAGGAACTCCTTTCCAATGTCTGAATAGGTCACAATTGGTGCGACCAACCAATGACTTCAGAAGTCCAGTGTCGTTCTAGCAGGAATCTCCAAGCCGATCCCAATCCAGTCCAAAAGCGCCACATTCTTTTGTAGCAGCAAAGTTCCCAAAAGGAATGACACCGCTCCCAATCCAGTCCAAAGAAACACAGGCACGCAATTGTTTGCAGAGACTCGACCAAGAGTGTTGGtggaagagcaggaggaggaggaggagacgcacCCGAGAGAGGTCGACGACAAGGTAGAGGTATCGGATGAGGCCCTTCTGGATCCTGGACGCGGCGGAGGCGGCAGACTTCTGTAGGAGGCGACGGCGGTACTGGGCGTGGACGAGGGTCTTGGTGTCGATGGGGCGTAGGAGACCAGACTCGTCCTCCTGCAGATCCTCCCACGATCGCTCGTCAGCGTACGCCCGCTCCCACGCCTCCATCCCcctctcatcctcctcctcctcctcttcgtcatCCTCCTCCCCTCCGCGCCTCCGCCTCCTCGTCGCTTCCTCTCCCATGCCGGCGTGATCGAATCGCCGCTGCACCTCCACGCTACCGCTCATGGGGGGCCAACCGGTGAGGCAGGCGGCGTAGCTCCGCTAAAAGAAGCTTCGACTTTTGCCCTCTCGGATTGAAAATTGAGACCGACAAAAGACCGGACCGGATTGTTCAAAAAGACCGGGCCGttgaatataatttattatttgcaAAAACatgcatttttgtttctttattttaaaaaatacaaataaacatatattatatttttctcttattttaattatattcagagcatttcttttttttaatgaatttaaagaaaataatgaatTGAGGTAAAGGGAAATGAGGAAGAGGATGACGTATATACCAATGCATAaaagttatttttttaataaattatttttttcgagtaaaatattttttaaaaataattttttagcaaggaaaataaaatttgatattttttaagaaatatcaaatttaattattttaaacttTATTAACCCTCATGAAAACCTCGAAATTGAAAAGCACTTTAAAGACTTAATTTGCAAGCGCTTAAAAGCACGTGTTCGTTGTAGAAAATCTCATATTATTTTCTTctccttattttttaatttaataaattcTTTTGTGTTGTTATAATAGCTCACAATTATCCTTTTGAGTTAAGATAGCTAATATCCTCCATATCACTATATCTaattattaggaacgagtcggcactagggggatgaaattagtgcagcggtaaaaaaatctttttacgataaaaattgatttcgacgaaaatcattttggagagaggttaacttgaaagcgttttcataaagatagcttaaaaccgtacggaagagcatagtggatataaagcaagttACGAGATTTACAGTAAAATAAAtttctcaaatatagaaatgcaaaccaaataagaagacgccgattttatagtagttcggtcgtcatgacctacatctactctatcgattcctcttccgttaaggctatcggcatccactatcaatcttccgaatattaatctccttcttacaccccttttctctttttatcggatttaggagacaatctttacaagTACTcacatctctcaaactattctaacacttagactagaagaggaggattctcacaagagattacaatagcgtttttccctttttaaattctatgTGTTTGtgttttttaactagggatgagaaaggtatttataggcctcaagttgtcaaacttggagcctaaaaatatctcatcccgggtttcctgagtacaggcggtaccaccgctagtgtcagtttgacactaacactacactgggcggtaccacccctggcatcctgccaggggtggtaccaccacctagactagcggtattatcgcctgacatagtctcggagactgtgcaacgatggtgtcacttcttggatcactgtttgggcctttcattgggcccaacacaattcttgcatgggcccaactggcccataattgggttggcccaattccaatcttaattatgtgctaactacgaaacttAAGACatctactaagctaaataagtccgtaagtcttggtttcttccagcgagctttcagcgatcttccggtgaacttccgatggtctccCGACAATATTCcaatagactcccggcaagctcatggacttcacgatgatcttcttggcaaattctgacgagcttctctggcaagctccgggacttctcgatcaattccgacagaacttccgatgaacttttgaactcccaacgaaatcgcgtcattgactccggaacttcattttactttatgctttgctatcgtagttaatcctgcatatgtaaaaacatactttgatctagacaattattactaagcataaatcatgttgtccgacatgttattggtccattgacgcttcattcgattcttcggcgcatcctcctctcttgcggcctattgtccaatcgatcagttgacctccgcaactccgatatccttggcacaatatcaactttcttggctcgatgccaaaaaacatggcccgaagccttctatcaatacgtcgaccgatcctccggctatacatccaatcttctgacatgttttctcccggcccaacatgattcttcctgctttaattgtttcatcctgatcgaaacatcctgagtcactcaaagcgcagattaaatcataaataattatcaattagtttcatcatcaaaatacgagattcaacactaatcgTGATATAAGTGAAATATTTTGAGTcaagatataaaaaatataaatatcccTAAAATACTTTTCAAGCAAACAATATATTAATGTCAATTAGAGATCAATCCAACAGTTCAATTAACAATCATCAACCAAATTATGATAAGTTTATACCAAACAGGTTTGAGTTTAATCAATGGAATTGCTTATCACATTCCAATACGATGAATTTGTCatattatctctctctctctctctctctcccaattAGGGCTTATGCTCACAAGCAAATCGATCCTAAGCCCTCCTCGGGAGAGAGAGACAACAAAGTTTACATCACATGCACCGAATGAATGCTTCGCAGCTCAAGCGGAGTAAGCGTACCGCAGCTGAGGACCGATGCGTATGACGCAGTGAGTGCTCGTCACTCCAACACTGAACAGTGGCGTGCCCTGCCGACCGCGGAGTCTCGTCTTTTCCCTGCCTTCAAGCTAACGCTACGccaccctttctctctctctctctctctctctctctctcgccatcTCCATTGGGAAGCACATGACATGACCTGCTACAATTTCCCCCACTTTGAGCACCGTCTCACTTAAATGCGGCCTTGCGATTGGGCGTTGACTCCGTCGTCCGTCGGATCCCAATGAGCTGCAATCCATTTCATTATGTATGCATACATGTGGGAGTGAGGCACgtactttttcttttcatttttaatcTATTATGATGTATTGCCAGCACCATTTTATTATTGTTTACCAAAGGAAAAAAGTAAAGATAATTTGGTTGGAAAAGAAATATATTCGGTAGACATATGTATTTTATACTAAGGGAGAATCAGTGGACTAATAAATGAGATAAATTGAATGTACTActttaatgatgatgatgatcaaagATGTGATGGATTTGAGATATAAATGACAACAAGGTTGAATAATAAATAAcacgaaaaataaaaaaattaatatatgattAACTTGATAAAACTATCGATTCATAGTATTATTATCGTCGTTATaagatgattttattatgattcaTAGTATTATCATCTTCGATGATTTATAGTATTGTAAGTTGATAACTTCGACTAttaaatatgacactaagaaaTTATGATCTTAGTGTCATTCACAAATATGTCTGTTTATGATGctattacataatatttttttaaa
The DNA window shown above is from Musa acuminata AAA Group cultivar baxijiao chromosome BXJ2-4, Cavendish_Baxijiao_AAA, whole genome shotgun sequence and carries:
- the LOC103976531 gene encoding general transcription factor IIH subunit 2; its protein translation is MSGSVEVQRRFDHAGMGEEATRRRRRGGEEDDEEEEEEDERGMEAWERAYADERSWEDLQEDESGLLRPIDTKTLVHAQYRRRLLQKSAASAASRIQKGLIRYLYLVVDLSRAASETDYRPSRMVAVAKCAEAFIREFFDQNPLSHIGLVTIKDGVAHRLTDIGGSPESQIKALMGKLECSGDASLQNALELIHGYLSQIPSYGHREVLILYSARNTCDPGDIMETIKNCKNAKIRCSVIGLSAEIFICKHLCEETGGSYTVALDESHFKELLLEHAPPPPAIAEYAAANLIKMGFPQRGAEGVIAICSCHKDVKIGGGYTCPRCKARVCELPAECRICGLTLVSSPHLARSYHHLFPVTPFNEVSSVVPFKLSQKLAQTCYGCQQSLLSHGSKPAPHVSCPKCNQRFCLDCDIYIHESLHNCPGCESHRSSTT